In Bombus huntii isolate Logan2020A chromosome 9, iyBomHunt1.1, whole genome shotgun sequence, a single window of DNA contains:
- the LOC126869481 gene encoding high affinity copper uptake protein 1-like: MHMSFHLGENEVILFDEWHAIDGQGIGWSMVGIILLTSIYEGLKSYRDHLFINTARLWKTKNNRSRTSFLFSKIHFFQTIIHVIQLIIGYCLMLIFMTYNIWLCLAVALGAGLGYWLFAWEKSSGDNIDCCL, encoded by the exons ATGCAT ATGTCATTTCATCTCGGTGAAAATGAAGTTATTTTGTTTGATGAATGGCACGCGATAGATGGACAAGGTATTGGATGGTCCATGGTTGGTATTATTCTTTTGACGTCTATATATGAAGGATTAAAAAGCTATCG TGATCATTTGTTCATCAATACAGCACGGTTAtggaaaacgaaaaataacagaTCTAGGAC GTCATTCCTGTTTTCGAAAATACACTTCTTCCAAACAATTATCCACGTTATTCAGTTGATCATAGGATATTGCCTTATGCTAATTTTCATGACGTACAATATTTGGCTTTGCCTCGCTGTGGCGTTAGGTGCAGGTCTTGGTTATTGGCTGTTTGCTTGGGAAAAGTCCAGTGGTGATAATATTGATTGCTGCTTGTAA